Proteins found in one Fervidobacterium sp. genomic segment:
- a CDS encoding precorrin-8X methylmutase has translation MKVVLSYLNSPAEIELKSFSIIKSKVNRLDLSDEEKEILLRIIHTTADFQFQELFYISKNFLDYWYEMILSAKKENKKISVYVDTEMIRAGVNKNKLRLVGINLFCPVNYDSVKKIAEKTQLTRAIVGIDWTVKNRKSTRVFVIGNSPTALFRLCEHLQKNVIDNVVVIGVPVGFVGAKESKLFLQKLNVPKILIKGEKGGSTIAVAILNSLLNLSIRKLGFNENPK, from the coding sequence GTGAAAGTTGTGCTTAGTTATTTGAACTCACCGGCGGAAATTGAATTAAAAAGTTTTAGTATAATAAAAAGCAAAGTCAACAGATTAGACTTATCAGATGAAGAAAAGGAGATATTACTTAGGATAATCCATACAACTGCTGACTTTCAATTTCAAGAATTATTTTACATTTCAAAAAACTTTTTAGATTATTGGTACGAAATGATATTATCTGCTAAAAAAGAGAATAAGAAAATATCAGTTTATGTTGATACCGAGATGATAAGGGCAGGAGTTAATAAAAACAAGCTTAGACTTGTTGGTATAAACCTTTTCTGCCCGGTTAATTATGACTCTGTTAAAAAAATTGCTGAAAAAACACAACTTACAAGGGCAATTGTCGGAATAGATTGGACTGTAAAGAATAGGAAAAGCACCAGAGTCTTTGTTATAGGTAACTCTCCAACCGCATTGTTTAGGTTGTGTGAGCACCTTCAAAAAAATGTAATTGATAATGTTGTTGTTATAGGTGTTCCTGTGGGATTTGTAGGGGCTAAAGAGTCTAAACTCTTTTTGCAAAAACTCAACGTACCTAAGATTTTGATTAAAGGTGAGAAAGGCGGTAGTACAATAGCAGTCGCAATTTTGAATTCATTGTTAAATCTATCAATTAGAAAGTTGGGATTTAATGAAAATCCAAAATAA
- the cbiD gene encoding cobalt-precorrin-5B (C(1))-methyltransferase CbiD → MKIQNNLRYGYTTGTCAAAATKAALYMLINQKPVFLVEIQTPSNFDLLLNVDFPFFNKDYSECAVRKDAGDDPDVTNGLYIFSKVEFISQKTIEILGSEGIGIATKKGLSVSVGDYAINPVPRKMIEREIDRILKNYGLENGVRVTLSIPKGEVVAKKTLNPKLGIKGGLSILGTTGIVKPISHEAFENSLRLEINQLSHYSETIVLTPGNTGMKKALEYGFSNENIVVFGNFLNVALEVIKYNNFKQVYLIGELGKLIKVAGGIFNTHSKVADARKEIFVYYLTLFCKGNLHHEIFQKLTNAVTTKEMLQILREYNINTAKFLNFLEKIIIDRVREYIDKDVKIYVKVFSEGD, encoded by the coding sequence ATGAAAATCCAAAATAACTTAAGATATGGTTACACTACTGGAACCTGTGCCGCAGCCGCTACAAAAGCAGCGCTTTATATGTTGATAAATCAAAAACCTGTATTTCTTGTAGAAATACAAACTCCTTCTAATTTTGATTTATTACTGAACGTTGATTTTCCATTTTTCAACAAAGATTATTCAGAATGCGCAGTAAGAAAGGATGCTGGTGATGATCCTGATGTCACAAACGGACTTTATATCTTTTCAAAGGTCGAGTTTATAAGTCAAAAAACGATAGAAATACTTGGATCAGAAGGAATTGGAATTGCTACAAAAAAAGGACTTAGCGTATCTGTAGGTGATTATGCTATTAATCCAGTCCCCAGAAAAATGATAGAAAGAGAAATCGATAGAATTTTGAAAAACTATGGCTTAGAAAATGGAGTAAGGGTAACTTTAAGCATACCAAAAGGAGAAGTGGTAGCAAAGAAAACTCTTAATCCAAAGTTAGGAATAAAAGGTGGACTTTCCATTCTTGGAACAACAGGTATTGTTAAGCCCATATCTCATGAAGCGTTTGAAAATTCTCTAAGATTAGAAATTAATCAACTCTCACATTATTCAGAAACAATAGTTTTAACACCTGGAAATACTGGAATGAAAAAGGCATTAGAATACGGTTTTTCAAACGAAAATATTGTCGTCTTCGGTAATTTTCTAAATGTTGCATTGGAAGTTATAAAATATAATAATTTCAAGCAGGTATATCTGATAGGTGAATTAGGAAAGCTAATAAAAGTCGCAGGTGGTATTTTTAATACGCACAGTAAAGTGGCAGACGCACGCAAGGAAATTTTTGTATACTATCTAACATTATTCTGTAAAGGTAATTTGCACCATGAGATATTCCAGAAATTGACAAACGCTGTTACAACGAAAGAAATGCTTCAGATCCTGCGTGAATACAATATCAATACGGCTAAATTTTTAAATTTTCTCGAAAAAATAATAATAGATAGGGTGCGAGAATACATAGACAAAGATGTAAAAATATATGTAAAGGTTTTTTCAGAGGGTGATTAA
- the cbiE gene encoding precorrin-6y C5,15-methyltransferase (decarboxylating) subunit CbiE, with translation MISIVGIGPGDLDYISNMSVQKILNADVLIGGKRHLDLFKDLKGKEFISYDSSLDLVKLLQNYPPEKKIVFLASGDPLLHGIFAVISKHIDKNLIEVIPGISAIQYLCSKVKVSTDNLITLSLHGKKLTEEFIQEMLFLLRKYGKVAAFTDSVNTPKKIVNEMLKSNDFTDFLNSCPNEIKLYIGEDLSYKNERIYEFKFLDFLIFPNDFSNLVTILITLEGR, from the coding sequence ATGATAAGCATTGTAGGTATTGGTCCAGGTGATTTGGATTATATAAGTAACATGTCAGTTCAAAAAATTCTTAACGCAGATGTATTAATAGGTGGAAAAAGACATTTGGATTTATTTAAGGATCTTAAAGGTAAGGAATTTATAAGTTATGATTCAAGTCTTGATTTGGTTAAGTTGTTACAAAACTATCCTCCGGAGAAAAAAATAGTTTTCTTGGCTTCAGGCGATCCATTACTTCACGGCATCTTTGCTGTAATATCTAAACACATTGATAAGAACTTGATAGAAGTAATACCAGGAATTAGTGCCATACAGTATCTTTGTTCAAAAGTAAAAGTCTCTACAGATAATCTTATAACACTTTCTCTTCACGGAAAAAAATTAACCGAAGAGTTTATACAAGAAATGTTGTTTTTATTAAGAAAATACGGAAAAGTCGCTGCTTTTACCGACTCAGTGAATACACCAAAAAAAATCGTTAATGAAATGCTGAAAAGTAATGATTTTACCGACTTTCTAAACTCTTGCCCGAATGAGATTAAACTTTACATTGGAGAAGATTTGTCTTATAAAAACGAGAGAATTTATGAGTTTAAATTTCTAGACTTTTTGATCTTTCCGAACGATTTTTCCAACTTAGTTACCATACTTATAACCTTGGAGGGACGATGA
- the cbiT gene encoding precorrin-6Y C5,15-methyltransferase (decarboxylating) subunit CbiT, translating into MKKVFGIKDYEFELSGKVPYTKEEVRAIIFHKLNLKESSVLWDIGSGTGTISIEFANLLPKGRVYSIDKDPHAFDVMKKNTQRFGLKNIVPIFGEAPEVLESLEVPTHIFIGGTDQRLKEILAYILEVGKKVKIIEKIIITAVSIETFIQSFEIINSEEFVNFSNHEIVQIYISRANKISKYNILKPANPIFLFDISPCWE; encoded by the coding sequence TTGAAAAAAGTTTTTGGAATAAAGGACTATGAATTTGAATTATCCGGTAAAGTTCCGTACACAAAAGAAGAAGTAAGAGCTATTATCTTCCACAAATTAAATTTGAAAGAGTCCTCGGTGCTCTGGGACATTGGTTCAGGTACTGGTACAATTTCTATTGAATTTGCAAATCTATTACCAAAAGGACGTGTTTATTCTATAGACAAAGATCCACATGCATTCGATGTAATGAAAAAAAATACACAAAGATTCGGTTTGAAAAACATTGTTCCTATTTTTGGCGAAGCTCCAGAGGTTTTGGAAAGTTTAGAAGTACCAACACACATTTTCATCGGAGGAACAGATCAAAGACTAAAAGAAATATTAGCCTATATATTAGAAGTTGGGAAAAAAGTCAAGATAATAGAAAAAATAATTATTACAGCTGTATCTATCGAAACTTTTATTCAAAGCTTTGAGATAATTAATAGTGAAGAATTTGTAAATTTTTCTAATCATGAAATTGTTCAAATTTACATATCTAGAGCTAATAAAATTTCAAAATACAATATCTTAAAACCAGCTAACCCAATTTTTTTATTTGATATATCACCTTGCTGGGAGTGA
- a CDS encoding precorrin-2 C(20)-methyltransferase, with amino-acid sequence MKGKLYAIGVGPGDKELITLKAYKILKQADIVFLPSGRKDFSWALNVIKDYIQCPYVLLPFQMEKDKNETIKENALKIYNHIKDNKQCVFATAGDVSMYSTFWYLYGELKKIDQDLDVEIIPGINSFSAASARLKIPVAQGQENFCVLSFGQKQVIKSQIFENIIVLKPIKEVDDLINEFIENGYREIKIAEKVGTLDEKLGNPEDFDLSKKEYFRLIIAKKQR; translated from the coding sequence ATGAAAGGAAAACTTTACGCAATTGGTGTTGGACCTGGCGATAAAGAATTGATTACGTTGAAAGCTTACAAAATACTTAAGCAGGCTGATATAGTTTTCTTACCATCGGGAAGAAAAGATTTTAGCTGGGCACTCAACGTAATTAAGGATTATATTCAATGTCCGTATGTTCTCTTACCATTTCAAATGGAAAAAGATAAAAATGAAACAATCAAAGAAAATGCTCTCAAAATTTATAATCACATAAAAGATAATAAGCAATGCGTTTTCGCTACCGCAGGAGATGTTTCAATGTATAGTACTTTTTGGTATCTCTATGGAGAACTCAAAAAAATAGATCAAGATCTCGACGTTGAGATAATTCCGGGTATTAATTCTTTTTCGGCTGCCAGCGCACGTTTGAAAATACCTGTAGCACAAGGACAAGAGAATTTTTGTGTACTTTCTTTTGGTCAAAAACAAGTGATCAAAAGCCAAATTTTTGAGAATATTATCGTATTAAAGCCCATTAAAGAAGTTGATGATTTGATAAATGAATTTATAGAAAATGGTTATAGAGAGATAAAAATAGCTGAAAAAGTTGGGACATTGGATGAGAAGTTAGGAAATCCTGAAGACTTTGATTTAAGTAAAAAAGAATATTTTAGACTTATAATAGCAAAAAAGCAAAGGTGA
- the cobM gene encoding precorrin-4 C(11)-methyltransferase, whose product MVYFIGVGPGDSELITLKALKIISTSDVIIYAGSLINQEILNYSKNDAEKFDSSRMNLEEIIQIIEENWKKRRKISRLHPGDPSLYGAIYEQAKELDKRGIEYEVIPGVSSLFGAVSRLKLEFTPPQVSQTLIITRLEGKTAVPEKEKLSYLASHQSSMAIFLSVHMIEKVVQELRAGGYSDNTPVCVVYKATWKDEKIIKGRLENIAELVKKEGVDKFSIIFVGNFLEPYGEYSKLYDKNFSHSFRRKQA is encoded by the coding sequence ATGGTGTATTTTATCGGTGTAGGACCAGGAGATAGCGAATTAATAACTTTAAAGGCTTTGAAAATTATATCTACCAGTGATGTAATAATATACGCTGGGTCTTTAATAAACCAAGAAATACTTAACTATTCAAAAAATGATGCCGAAAAGTTTGATAGTTCTCGCATGAACCTTGAAGAAATTATTCAAATAATTGAAGAAAATTGGAAAAAAAGAAGAAAAATATCAAGATTGCATCCTGGCGATCCTTCATTATACGGTGCTATTTACGAGCAGGCAAAAGAACTTGATAAAAGAGGTATAGAATACGAAGTTATTCCCGGCGTAAGTTCACTATTTGGTGCCGTTTCAAGGTTAAAACTTGAGTTCACACCACCCCAAGTATCTCAGACACTTATTATAACACGCTTAGAGGGAAAAACAGCCGTCCCTGAAAAAGAAAAACTCTCTTATCTTGCTTCTCACCAATCAAGCATGGCAATTTTTCTAAGTGTTCATATGATTGAAAAAGTCGTTCAAGAATTGAGGGCCGGAGGTTATAGTGATAATACCCCTGTTTGTGTTGTTTACAAGGCAACTTGGAAAGATGAAAAAATAATAAAAGGTAGGTTGGAAAATATTGCTGAGCTCGTCAAAAAAGAAGGTGTTGATAAATTTTCAATTATTTTCGTTGGAAATTTCCTAGAACCTTATGGCGAATACTCAAAGCTGTACGACAAGAACTTCTCACATTCTTTTAGGAGGAAACAAGCTTGA
- a CDS encoding cobalamin biosynthesis protein, which produces MTENQKVAFVVISKNGLKMARFLTKLLGGDIFCLNKYKEDDCIGFEKVTEITQNIFKKYNIIVYIMATGIVVRSISNLINNKFLDPAVIVIDDAGKFVISLISGHFGGANELTILIANFLNAIPVVTTATDVHNKFSIDNYMKKYFMLPNDYKELKLFSVKILKGEKLNIYIEEQLSEFSFVKEIINQIPHACFHFNYLNSINYDLLITFKDNLFGSVILYPKILHVGIGFSTKVNSSDLLFAVEESFKKYNLSIKSLKSVSSLEKKVQTNVFQDFYEKLCSYTFVQKNSFCVEKLKAHEDKFQGSDFVKGAVGIGAVARPCAYLSSKKGIEIFYEKMKGVTISTFIENPKGDD; this is translated from the coding sequence TTGACTGAAAACCAGAAAGTTGCTTTCGTTGTTATATCCAAAAACGGTTTAAAAATGGCAAGATTCTTAACAAAACTCTTAGGCGGTGATATATTTTGTCTTAACAAATATAAAGAAGATGATTGTATTGGTTTTGAAAAAGTTACCGAAATAACACAGAATATATTCAAGAAATATAATATTATTGTTTATATAATGGCAACGGGAATAGTTGTAAGAAGTATATCGAATTTAATAAATAATAAGTTTTTGGACCCAGCAGTTATCGTGATAGATGACGCTGGAAAGTTTGTTATAAGCCTAATTTCTGGGCACTTTGGAGGAGCAAATGAGTTAACAATTCTTATAGCTAATTTTTTAAATGCAATACCAGTGGTCACCACCGCAACTGATGTGCACAATAAGTTTTCAATTGATAATTATATGAAAAAGTACTTCATGTTGCCAAATGATTACAAAGAGCTTAAATTATTCTCCGTCAAGATTTTAAAAGGTGAAAAATTAAACATCTACATTGAAGAGCAACTTTCCGAATTCTCATTTGTAAAAGAAATAATAAATCAAATTCCTCATGCTTGTTTTCATTTTAATTATTTAAACAGCATAAACTACGACTTGTTGATAACTTTCAAGGACAATTTATTTGGATCTGTAATACTCTACCCTAAGATCTTGCACGTTGGAATTGGCTTTTCAACAAAGGTTAACTCCTCAGATTTACTTTTTGCTGTTGAGGAAAGCTTCAAAAAGTATAACTTATCAATTAAATCCTTAAAAAGTGTATCTTCACTGGAAAAAAAGGTTCAAACAAACGTATTTCAAGACTTCTACGAAAAGCTTTGTTCTTACACTTTTGTTCAGAAAAATAGTTTCTGTGTGGAGAAATTAAAAGCGCACGAAGATAAATTTCAAGGATCTGATTTCGTAAAAGGTGCGGTAGGAATTGGAGCGGTTGCAAGACCTTGTGCTTATTTATCGAGTAAAAAAGGTATAGAAATATTCTACGAAAAAATGAAAGGTGTAACAATTTCAACATTCATCGAAAATCCGAAAGGAGATGATTAA
- the cobJ gene encoding precorrin-3B C(17)-methyltransferase, giving the protein MSWLKVVGIGPGKVDYLTIRAYRVLTDSEIIVGYKRYLDLIKDEFSSKELVGSDMGDEKERVKKAIKFYLSGKKVAIVSGGDAGLYGIASVAIEEMQNTAIDFEKAQFEIVPGVTSATAVSNLVGCVVTQDFATISLSDYLVPWKEIEKRLENFSKLDITLAIYNPISSKRINNFEKAIEVLKKHKTPETLVVICENAYREGEKIIITNIGDFDKETVNMNCIIIVCPSNTKLVYTNNKTYVLVPRYYNKVL; this is encoded by the coding sequence TTGTCATGGCTAAAAGTAGTAGGAATCGGTCCAGGAAAGGTTGATTACTTAACAATAAGGGCTTACAGAGTGCTTACAGATAGCGAAATAATAGTAGGATATAAAAGATACTTAGACCTCATAAAAGACGAATTCTCTTCAAAAGAGCTTGTAGGTTCTGACATGGGGGATGAAAAAGAACGGGTGAAAAAAGCCATAAAATTCTACTTATCAGGCAAGAAAGTAGCGATTGTTTCAGGAGGAGATGCCGGACTTTATGGAATTGCTTCAGTTGCGATAGAAGAGATGCAAAACACTGCGATAGATTTTGAAAAAGCGCAATTTGAAATAGTTCCCGGTGTAACAAGTGCAACAGCAGTTTCTAACTTGGTAGGTTGCGTGGTAACACAAGATTTTGCAACAATCAGTTTGTCCGATTATCTCGTTCCGTGGAAAGAAATTGAGAAGCGTTTGGAAAATTTTTCCAAACTTGATATAACCTTGGCTATCTACAATCCCATAAGCTCCAAACGTATAAATAATTTCGAAAAAGCAATTGAAGTATTGAAAAAACACAAAACTCCAGAGACTTTAGTTGTAATTTGTGAAAACGCATATAGAGAAGGAGAAAAAATTATTATTACCAACATTGGAGATTTTGATAAAGAAACAGTAAACATGAATTGTATTATTATTGTTTGTCCATCGAATACCAAATTAGTATACACCAATAACAAGACTTATGTTTTAGTACCAAGATACTATAACAAGGTATTATAA
- the cobK gene encoding precorrin-6A reductase, with the protein MKLLILSGTSDGNNLACELSKYNHTVIVTSTTDLGKFFASKFFKESKCKVKVLKKVFKNENDIIEFVKNQKIEMIIDCTHPFAENIKSILTQLQDQILIVRYERPKIEIGYLKAIEVSSFEQAAKACQKFKNIFLSIGSSRINFFENLIKSGKNIYARVLPTKDSIDKCLKAGIKMENLVLDVGPYTLEKNLEHFRKSQAEVVVSKDSGQSGGLFEKIKACEILEIPIIIIKPRENSLCNKFYSLNQIVEFVNSKTAMLNDKV; encoded by the coding sequence ATGAAATTACTAATACTTTCGGGAACTTCTGACGGCAACAACTTAGCTTGCGAACTTTCTAAATATAATCACACAGTTATTGTCACCTCAACAACTGACTTAGGAAAGTTTTTTGCAAGTAAATTTTTTAAGGAAAGCAAATGTAAAGTAAAGGTATTGAAAAAAGTTTTCAAAAACGAAAATGATATCATTGAGTTCGTGAAAAATCAGAAAATTGAAATGATAATTGATTGTACGCACCCATTTGCGGAGAATATAAAGTCAATACTAACGCAGTTACAAGATCAAATTTTGATTGTACGCTACGAAAGACCAAAAATAGAAATTGGATACTTAAAAGCTATAGAAGTTAGCTCTTTTGAACAGGCGGCTAAAGCTTGTCAAAAATTTAAGAATATATTTTTGAGTATAGGTTCAAGTAGAATAAACTTTTTCGAAAATTTAATAAAGAGTGGAAAAAACATATATGCACGAGTTCTTCCTACAAAGGATTCTATTGATAAGTGTTTGAAAGCAGGTATAAAGATGGAAAATTTAGTTTTAGATGTTGGACCATACACTTTGGAAAAAAATCTTGAACATTTTAGAAAAAGCCAAGCCGAAGTTGTCGTTTCCAAAGACAGTGGACAAAGCGGAGGATTATTTGAAAAAATAAAGGCATGTGAAATATTAGAAATACCTATAATTATAATAAAACCAAGAGAAAACAGTTTATGTAATAAATTCTACTCTCTCAACCAAATAGTTGAATTTGTAAATTCTAAAACAGCTATGTTGAATGACAAAGTATAA
- a CDS encoding energy-coupling factor ABC transporter permease translates to MIKLSVFVILTAFSSLSFSMHIAEGFLPIGWAAVWYIVSIPFVFFGMRKVSNFMKSDDRNIFRMAFIIGFVFVLSALKIPSVTGSCSHPTGIGLGAVVFGPFVMAVIGLVVLLFQALLIAHGGITTLGANIFSMAIVGSFVGYFVFKTLKRLKLNTNTSIFLTAFLSDLSTYAVTSAQLALAFPSSQGGFLLSLLKFGGVFLITQIPLAIFEGIISIFAYKFLMESLQTHEGSEQHEG, encoded by the coding sequence GTGATAAAACTGAGTGTTTTTGTTATTTTGACAGCATTTTCAAGCTTAAGTTTCTCTATGCACATTGCAGAAGGTTTCTTACCAATAGGTTGGGCAGCGGTTTGGTATATTGTAAGTATACCATTTGTGTTTTTTGGCATGAGGAAAGTCTCTAATTTCATGAAGAGCGATGATAGAAATATTTTTCGCATGGCTTTTATTATAGGATTTGTCTTTGTCCTATCAGCGTTGAAAATACCGTCAGTAACCGGAAGTTGTTCACATCCTACAGGTATAGGTCTTGGAGCAGTTGTATTTGGTCCCTTTGTAATGGCGGTAATTGGATTAGTTGTACTATTATTTCAAGCGCTATTAATAGCGCATGGTGGTATAACAACACTTGGGGCAAATATATTTTCCATGGCGATAGTTGGTTCCTTCGTTGGATACTTTGTATTCAAGACATTAAAAAGGTTGAAATTAAACACAAACACTTCGATTTTTCTTACTGCATTCTTATCTGATTTATCAACTTACGCCGTTACATCCGCTCAACTCGCCTTAGCCTTTCCATCAAGTCAAGGAGGCTTTTTGTTATCTCTTCTTAAGTTTGGTGGTGTCTTTTTAATCACACAGATACCACTTGCTATTTTTGAAGGTATAATAAGTATATTTGCTTATAAGTTCTTGATGGAATCTTTACAAACACACGAAGGAAGTGAGCAACATGAAGGGTAG
- a CDS encoding energy-coupling factor ABC transporter substrate-binding protein: MKGSYLLLIILELALVILPILFIDGSFEGTDVQAEKLVQQINPDYKPWFSSIWEPPSSEIESLIFSIQSAIGSGIIFYIIGYSNGIKKRKANNKI, translated from the coding sequence ATGAAGGGTAGTTACTTACTCTTAATAATCTTAGAATTGGCACTGGTAATTTTACCCATTCTTTTTATTGATGGAAGTTTTGAAGGTACAGATGTTCAAGCGGAAAAACTTGTACAACAAATTAATCCTGATTATAAACCTTGGTTTAGCTCGATTTGGGAACCTCCAAGTAGTGAAATAGAAAGTTTAATTTTCTCTATACAATCGGCGATAGGATCAGGGATAATATTCTACATTATAGGGTATTCAAACGGAATTAAAAAAAGAAAAGCTAACAATAAGATATGA
- a CDS encoding energy-coupling factor ABC transporter ATP-binding protein, translated as MDVPILEVENVSFSYGEKVVIKSFNIRIFRSDVIFLLGANGCGKTTLLKIIDGLIIPNYGTLRFNGEPYKYNKSFLKKLRQNVGFVFQNPDVQIFAPTVIQELSFGLYSCEIQKNKVLELTWEFLNSWGLEKYAYENPFKLSYGYKRLITLASVLITSPSIVLLDEPTNYLDKRNHSFVLNKIKELADKNVTMIISTHDEKLIDLLSSRSKIIRMECNI; from the coding sequence GTGGATGTACCGATTTTAGAAGTTGAAAATGTTTCTTTCTCATATGGGGAAAAAGTAGTTATTAAATCGTTTAATATAAGGATTTTTCGTTCAGATGTTATCTTTTTGTTAGGTGCAAATGGATGTGGAAAAACCACTCTTTTAAAAATTATAGATGGACTAATTATACCAAATTATGGTACTTTGAGATTTAATGGTGAACCATACAAGTATAACAAAAGTTTTCTAAAAAAACTAAGACAAAATGTTGGCTTTGTTTTCCAAAACCCAGACGTTCAAATTTTTGCTCCAACTGTGATTCAAGAACTGTCTTTTGGACTTTATAGTTGTGAAATTCAGAAAAACAAGGTTTTGGAACTTACTTGGGAATTTTTGAACAGCTGGGGATTAGAAAAGTATGCTTATGAAAATCCATTTAAGTTAAGTTACGGTTATAAAAGATTAATTACACTTGCAAGCGTGTTAATAACATCTCCAAGTATTGTTTTATTAGATGAACCAACGAATTATCTTGATAAGAGAAACCATTCGTTTGTGCTTAATAAAATAAAGGAGTTAGCGGACAAAAACGTTACGATGATTATCTCCACCCACGATGAAAAACTTATAGATTTACTTTCTTCAAGATCGAAAATAATTCGTATGGAATGCAATATATAA
- a CDS encoding BPL-N domain-containing protein, translating to MVKILINDSGMYGLWMINALINSNIKFKVEFLSDDKILDLKNTKALFVPGGWAENKIENISEKSKETLRKFIENGGIYFGICGGARLASKGFLDLINIQKDSENLKNYSGPVMVNFSMHDLTKDLNEKQFIWFPPKFKIIDDKVKVLATLKSVCSEAFVYGIPVRLTSKIAQKNETYKNLFNTDLLVGSPVLMLEKLDFGEILVSTIHFDTPTVDGSRFFHNLKYYFNLEEFICPKFINEVYLKPVCENEIYKILFQNYKRVSQIINLAKRCMLIKKRYHFYYSWQSGFRGSEYQTLYFILRELVKLHGAISFPKAVVNEILYILLDGYLEKIKELTEYMEERIIYFKLDKIDEIFEKESLYFGHPKGVHGKYGGLYRKVLNCLEKIICISYNCILEER from the coding sequence GTGGTAAAAATTCTGATTAACGACTCAGGTATGTATGGTTTGTGGATGATAAACGCACTAATAAATTCAAATATAAAGTTCAAAGTTGAATTTTTATCCGACGACAAAATTTTAGATTTAAAAAACACAAAAGCCTTGTTTGTTCCTGGAGGATGGGCTGAAAATAAGATTGAAAACATATCGGAAAAATCTAAGGAAACTTTAAGAAAATTTATAGAAAACGGTGGAATATACTTTGGAATATGCGGTGGTGCAAGACTTGCAAGCAAAGGCTTCTTGGATTTAATAAATATACAAAAAGATAGCGAAAATTTAAAAAATTATAGCGGACCTGTGATGGTAAATTTCTCCATGCATGATTTAACAAAAGATCTTAATGAAAAACAATTCATCTGGTTTCCGCCGAAATTTAAAATTATAGATGATAAAGTAAAAGTACTTGCAACTCTCAAATCTGTTTGCTCAGAGGCCTTTGTTTATGGAATTCCAGTGAGATTAACATCTAAAATTGCCCAAAAAAATGAGACTTACAAAAATTTATTCAACACCGATCTGCTTGTTGGTTCTCCTGTCTTGATGTTAGAAAAGCTCGACTTCGGAGAAATCTTAGTATCCACAATACATTTTGATACGCCCACGGTTGATGGTTCAAGGTTTTTTCATAACTTGAAATACTATTTTAATCTCGAAGAATTTATTTGTCCTAAATTCATTAATGAAGTCTATCTAAAACCGGTATGTGAAAATGAGATATATAAAATATTATTTCAAAATTATAAACGTGTTTCACAAATTATAAATTTAGCCAAAAGATGCATGTTAATTAAAAAACGATACCACTTTTATTACTCATGGCAAAGTGGTTTTAGAGGATCAGAATATCAAACACTTTATTTTATTCTAAGAGAACTTGTAAAATTGCATGGGGCAATTAGCTTTCCAAAGGCTGTTGTAAACGAGATTTTGTACATATTATTAGATGGTTACTTAGAAAAAATAAAGGAACTAACGGAATATATGGAAGAGAGGATAATTTATTTCAAGTTAGATAAAATTGACGAAATTTTTGAAAAAGAAAGTTTGTATTTTGGTCATCCAAAAGGAGTTCACGGAAAGTATGGTGGTTTGTACAGAAAAGTATTAAATTGCTTAGAAAAAATAATTTGCATTTCATATAACTGTATTTTAGAAGAGAGGTGA